Proteins encoded together in one Candidatus Schekmanbacteria bacterium window:
- the ftsE gene encoding cell division ATP-binding protein FtsE, whose amino-acid sequence MIEFYNVNKVYEGGLWALRDLTLSVKKGEFVFLTGASGAGKTTLLKLLYVAEKATDGQVLVFGRNVSKLASKSIPYLRRNIGVVFQDYKLLKDSNIYDNVAFALRILGKKKKEIDERVFSVLEMVGLSKRYRDVPDNLSGGEQQRVCIARAIVNNPPLVLADEPTGNLDPDNAQKIMQIFKKINSNGSTVIFATHDLSLMNSINGRNIHLKEGKIVKDGVKKGEENV is encoded by the coding sequence ATGATTGAATTCTATAATGTCAATAAGGTCTATGAGGGGGGACTTTGGGCTCTTCGCGATTTGACTCTGAGTGTCAAAAAAGGTGAATTCGTCTTTTTAACAGGAGCAAGCGGCGCTGGAAAGACGACGCTCTTGAAACTTTTATATGTTGCTGAAAAAGCAACTGATGGACAAGTATTGGTATTTGGAAGGAATGTTTCAAAACTTGCCTCGAAAAGTATTCCTTATTTGAGAAGAAACATAGGTGTCGTATTTCAAGATTACAAGTTGTTAAAAGACAGCAATATATATGACAATGTTGCCTTTGCTTTGCGAATCTTGGGCAAAAAGAAAAAAGAGATCGATGAAAGAGTTTTTAGTGTATTGGAGATGGTTGGCCTTTCCAAAAGGTATCGCGATGTGCCTGATAATCTATCTGGCGGTGAGCAGCAGCGTGTCTGCATTGCGAGGGCAATAGTAAACAATCCGCCATTGGTTCTTGCAGACGAGCCAACAGGAAACCTCGATCCGGATAATGCTCAAAAAATAATGCAAATCTTTAAAAAAATAAATTCAAATGGAAGTACTGTAATCTTTGCTACGCATGATTTGTCGCTTATGAACTCCATCAATGGGCGCAATATTCATTTAAAAGAGGGAAAAATTGTCAAAGATGGCGTGAAAAAGGGAGAAGAAAATGTTTAA